In the Ostrinia nubilalis chromosome 15, ilOstNubi1.1, whole genome shotgun sequence genome, one interval contains:
- the LOC135079013 gene encoding myeloid leukemia factor isoform X3 codes for MSLFGSLMGDVEDDPFFGSHMRHMRQMNNMMNSLFSDPFGMLGGGPLAIAGPRHGSSLMPFMPQMPSLNRLFSADMDGHMSAGSSFTSSTVVMSSGPNGKPQIYQSSSSTKIGPNGVKETRKTLQDSCTGTKKMSIGHHIGERAHVIEREQNVYSGDAEERQEFINIEEEEAEDFNREFQIKAGAAAAAGRARLALPAPPSPQPHNRVREVYGGSHPQRHRHRHHKAPRHSPADN; via the exons ATGTCTCTTTTTGGATCGTTGATGGGCGACGTGGAGGATGATCCGTTTTTCGG TTCTCACATGCGCCACATGCGCCAGATGAACAACATGATGAACTCTCTGTTCTCGGACCCCTTCGGCATGCTGGGCGGGGGTCCGCTGGCCATCGCGGGCCCGCGTCACGGGAGCTCCCTCATGCCGTTTATGCCTCAGATGCCATCTTTGAACAGGCTTTTTTCAG CGGACATGGACGGCCACATGAGTGCTGGTTCTTCTTTCACGAGCAGCACAGTTGTCATGTCCAGTGGACCAAACGGCAAGCCACAG ATATACCAATCCTCCAGCAGCACTAAAATTGGTCCAAATGGAGTCAAGGAGACCAGGAAGACCTTGCAAGACTCCTGCACAGGCACCAAGAAGATGTCTATTG GCCACCATATCGGCGAGCGCGCGCACGTAATCGAGCGCGAACAAAACGTGTACTCCGGAGACGCCGAGGAGCGCCAGGAGTTCATCAACATTGAGGAGGAGGAGGCCGAGGACTTCAACAG GGAGTTCCAAATTAAGGCCGGTGCTGCGGCGGCCGCCGGCAGGGCGCGCCTTGCCTTGCCCGCGCCTCCATCGCCGCAACCACA CAACCGCGTGCGAGAGGTCTACGGCGGCTCTCATCCGCAACGCCACCGGCACCGTCATCACAAGGCGCCTCGACACTCGCCCGCCGACAACTAA
- the LOC135079013 gene encoding myeloid leukemia factor isoform X2 yields MSLFGSLMGDVEDDPFFGSHMRHMRQMNNMMNSLFSDPFGMLGGGPLAIAGPRHGSSLMPFMPQMPSLNRLFSADMDGHMSAGSSFTSSTVVMSSGPNGKPQIYQSSSSTKIGPNGVKETRKTLQDSCTGTKKMSIGHHIGERAHVIEREQNVYSGDAEERQEFINIEEEEAEDFNREFQIKAGAAAAAGRARLALPAPPSPQPHASSRRAPRPAPRRPLRASASPLALPSSSRYWRRSCYY; encoded by the exons ATGTCTCTTTTTGGATCGTTGATGGGCGACGTGGAGGATGATCCGTTTTTCGG TTCTCACATGCGCCACATGCGCCAGATGAACAACATGATGAACTCTCTGTTCTCGGACCCCTTCGGCATGCTGGGCGGGGGTCCGCTGGCCATCGCGGGCCCGCGTCACGGGAGCTCCCTCATGCCGTTTATGCCTCAGATGCCATCTTTGAACAGGCTTTTTTCAG CGGACATGGACGGCCACATGAGTGCTGGTTCTTCTTTCACGAGCAGCACAGTTGTCATGTCCAGTGGACCAAACGGCAAGCCACAG ATATACCAATCCTCCAGCAGCACTAAAATTGGTCCAAATGGAGTCAAGGAGACCAGGAAGACCTTGCAAGACTCCTGCACAGGCACCAAGAAGATGTCTATTG GCCACCATATCGGCGAGCGCGCGCACGTAATCGAGCGCGAACAAAACGTGTACTCCGGAGACGCCGAGGAGCGCCAGGAGTTCATCAACATTGAGGAGGAGGAGGCCGAGGACTTCAACAG GGAGTTCCAAATTAAGGCCGGTGCTGCGGCGGCCGCCGGCAGGGCGCGCCTTGCCTTGCCCGCGCCTCCATCGCCGCAACCACA CGCAAGTAGCCGCCGCGCGCCGCGTCCCGCGCCTCGCCGCCCCCTCCGCGCTTCTGCCAGCCCCTTGGCCCTGCCCTCCAG TTCCAGATACTGGAGGAGGAGTTGCTACTATTAA
- the LOC135079013 gene encoding myeloid leukemia factor isoform X1, whose protein sequence is MSLFGSLMGDVEDDPFFGSHMRHMRQMNNMMNSLFSDPFGMLGGGPLAIAGPRHGSSLMPFMPQMPSLNRLFSADMDGHMSAGSSFTSSTVVMSSGPNGKPQIYQSSSSTKIGPNGVKETRKTLQDSCTGTKKMSIGHHIGERAHVIEREQNVYSGDAEERQEFINIEEEEAEDFNREFQIKAGAAAAAGRARLALPAPPSPQPHASSRRAPRPAPRRPLRASASPLALPSSNRVREVYGGSHPQRHRHRHHKAPRHSPADN, encoded by the exons ATGTCTCTTTTTGGATCGTTGATGGGCGACGTGGAGGATGATCCGTTTTTCGG TTCTCACATGCGCCACATGCGCCAGATGAACAACATGATGAACTCTCTGTTCTCGGACCCCTTCGGCATGCTGGGCGGGGGTCCGCTGGCCATCGCGGGCCCGCGTCACGGGAGCTCCCTCATGCCGTTTATGCCTCAGATGCCATCTTTGAACAGGCTTTTTTCAG CGGACATGGACGGCCACATGAGTGCTGGTTCTTCTTTCACGAGCAGCACAGTTGTCATGTCCAGTGGACCAAACGGCAAGCCACAG ATATACCAATCCTCCAGCAGCACTAAAATTGGTCCAAATGGAGTCAAGGAGACCAGGAAGACCTTGCAAGACTCCTGCACAGGCACCAAGAAGATGTCTATTG GCCACCATATCGGCGAGCGCGCGCACGTAATCGAGCGCGAACAAAACGTGTACTCCGGAGACGCCGAGGAGCGCCAGGAGTTCATCAACATTGAGGAGGAGGAGGCCGAGGACTTCAACAG GGAGTTCCAAATTAAGGCCGGTGCTGCGGCGGCCGCCGGCAGGGCGCGCCTTGCCTTGCCCGCGCCTCCATCGCCGCAACCACA CGCAAGTAGCCGCCGCGCGCCGCGTCCCGCGCCTCGCCGCCCCCTCCGCGCTTCTGCCAGCCCCTTGGCCCTGCCCTCCAG CAACCGCGTGCGAGAGGTCTACGGCGGCTCTCATCCGCAACGCCACCGGCACCGTCATCACAAGGCGCCTCGACACTCGCCCGCCGACAACTAA
- the LOC135079015 gene encoding uncharacterized protein LOC135079015, whose amino-acid sequence MVGVLVRLAGRAGLLLADPGYHVPRVVTVMADRAYPHTGWFTQSDEPTCRKEYNYVFSPPNSSYVEWQERETRGGDVKSQTSLVFVARPYLDGVNVTERRNLVYNFKSLLSRDQKGHVIAGLYFPVGARGKDAQFTLFFGSGADKRKTKYKFSTFLDSEIPESLSEEIELCNAQMNYKDGELLKIICKVAKVMSHQRFIEQMLEINDDICRLSL is encoded by the exons ATGGTGGGCGTGTTGGTGCGGCTGGCCGGGCGCGCGGGCCTGCTGCTGGCCGACCCGGGCTACCACGTGCCGAGGGTCGTCACCGTCATGGCCGACCGCGCCTACCCGCACACCG GATGGTTCACGCAATCCGACGAGCCTACCTGCCGCAAGGAATACAACTACGTCTTCAGCCCGCCCAACAGTAGCTACGTGGAGTGGCAGGAGCGCGAGACGCGTGGCGGAGACGTGAAAAGTCAAACGTCGCTCGTGTTCGTCGCCAGGCCTTATCTTGACGGCGTCAACGTGACTGAGAGGAGGAACCTGGTTTACAACTTCAA GAGTCTCCTCTCGCGCGACCAGAAGGGCCACGTGATCGCCGGGCTGTATTTCCCGGTGGGAGCCCGCGGGAAGGACGCGCAGTTCACGCTCTTCTTCGGAAGCGGCGCCGACAAGCGCAAGACCAAGTACAAATTCAGCACCTTCTTAGATTCAGAG ATACCAGAGTCCTTGTCAGAGGAAATTGAGCTTTGCAACGCGCAAATGAACTACAAAGATGGCGAACTTCTCAAAATCATCTGTAAAGTGGCCAAAGTGATGTCGCATCAGCGCTTCATCGAGCAGATGCTGGAGATCAACGACGACATCTGCCGCCTGAGCCTCTGA